In Osmia lignaria lignaria isolate PbOS001 chromosome 5, iyOsmLign1, whole genome shotgun sequence, a single genomic region encodes these proteins:
- the ABCD gene encoding ATP binding cassette subfamily D, translated as MSSVFSKLIDKTSAKYGFRQEQLIRGVVGVATTLYLLKIGYPLVSFGITQYQKRRKQAENVSQISNRRDNNAVGKKSAATGGKSGVGLDREFIKQLIALLRIMVPGWRTREAGLLTCATLTLLARTFLSIYVATLEGQIVKRIVLRDVHGFSLMLTRWFAIALPATFVNSAIRYLEGRLALSFRGRLVEHAYKMYLSQQTYYRVSALDNRLGGAEQRLTDDLSELASSVAHLYSSLTKPLLDCALVGIALISFSSKMGARRIQGPLLASVVIAVTGQILRLASPKFGQLVAEEASKRGRLREAHARISAHAEEIAFYGGHYTEHRYLITAYRSLVSHLRRVLALKLWYVMLEQLLMKYVWSGTGLLVIALPLLYTATGSTQIDNGDGGVSERTGYLTTSKNLLSSGADAVERLMSSYKELVALAGYAARVSEMLDVFKDAALCKYRRNIVNSPMRIGNGTTNHALDKIIELKDGAPVIKGIVRESADGSISLIDVPIVTPNCEVIVPSLTLTINPGDHILITGPNGCGKSSLFRIISGLWPVYGGILVRPGDSFSAQSGRPALFYIPQKPYMTVGCLRDQIIYPSESQTTQCSDEELLKLLEEVDLRGLAERETEGLDAFGDWDSTLSGGEKQRLAMTRLFYHAPQYALLDECTSAVSLEAEGVIYETAKKKGITLLTITHRVASLAKYHKLLLRFNGEGGWTFGPLDVENGTLLTNHTSEQTEQHEVKGGHYQMLHELRDIHSEDSKVGIS; from the exons ATGTCGTCGGTGTTCTCGAAGCTAATCGACAAGACGTCCGCGAAATACGGTTTCAGACAGGAACAGCTGATCCGTGGCGTGGTCGGCGTAGCGACGACGCTATACCTCCTGAAAATCGGTTATCCGTTAGTGAGTTTCGGCATAACGCAGTACCAGAAAAGGAGGAAACAGGCGGAGAACGTTTCCCAGATTTCCAACCGACGCGACAACAATGCCGTCGGCAAGAAATCGGCGGCAACCGGTGGGAAATCTGGCGTCGGTCTGGACCGAGAGTTCATTAAACAGCTGATCGCGCTGTTGAGGATCATGGTGCCCGGATGGAGAACACGGGAAGCCGGATTGTTAACATGCGCGACGCTCACGCTACTAGCGAGGACGTTCCTCTCGATTTACGTGGCCACTTTGGAGGGTCAGATCGTGAAGAGGATCGTGCTGAGAGATGTTCACGGGTTCTCCTTGATGCTCACGAGATGGTTCGCCATCGCCCTCCCGGCGACTTTCGTCAATTCGGCCATCAGATATCTGGAGGGTCGATTGGCTCTTAGCTTTAG AGGACGCCTGGTGGAGCATGCTTACAAAATGTATTTGAGCCAACAAACGTACTATAGAGTGTCAGCACTGGACAATAGACTTGGAGGTGCAGAACAAAGACTGACAGACGATTTGTCTGAACTGGCGAGTTCCGTGGCGCATCTTTATTCGAGTTTAACCAAACCATTGTTGGACTGTGCTTTAGTGGGCATTGcgcttatttcattttcttctaaaaTGGGAGCAAGAAGGATACAAG GACCACTGTTGGCATCCGTAGTAATTGCTGTCACCGGACAGATCCTACGTCTAGCTTCACCTAAATTTGGTCAACTGGTGGCTGAAGAAGCATCAAAGCGTGGGAGATTGAGAGAAGCTCATGCTCGTATCAGTGCTCATGCAGAAGAGATTGCATTTTATGGTGGGCACTATACAGAACACCGCTACTTGATCACTGCATACAGATCTCTTGTATCGCATTTAAGAAGAGTGTTGGCTTTGAAATTATGGTACGTGATGCTGGAACAACTGCTGATGAAGTACGTGTGGTCCGGCACTGGACTTTTAGTTATTGCTCTGCCTCTCCTTTACACAGCCACTGGAAGTACACAAATAGATAATGGTGATG gtGGCGTTAGCGAGAGAACCGGATATCTGACAACTTCCAAAAATCTTCTAAGTTCCGGGGCAGATGCTGTAGAAAGGCTTATGTCATCTTATAAA GAACTAGTAGCACTAGCAGGGTACGCAGCCAGAGTTAGTGAAATGCTAGATGTGTTTAAGGATGCTGCATTATGTAAATATAGAAGAAATATTGTTAATAGCCCAATGAGAATAGGAAATGGTACAACAAACCATGCCTtagataaaataattgaattaaaggATGGTGCACCAGTGATAAAAG GAATTGTGCGCGAAAGTGCAGATGGCAGTATAAGTTTAATCGACGTGCCAATAGTTACACCCAACTGTGAAGTTATTGTACCTAGTTTAACCCTTACT ATAAATCCAGGTGACCATATACTAATCACTGGTCCTAACGGCTGTGGAAAAAGTTCCCTGTTTCGTATAATCTCTGGTTTGTGGCCAGTTTATGGAGGCATCCTGGTGAGACCCGGTGACAGTTTCTCCGCACAGAGTGGAAGGCCAGCCTTGTTTTACATCCCTCAAAAACCTTACATGACCGTCGGTTGCCTGCGGGACCAGATCATATATCCTTCGGAGTCGCAGACAACGCAGTGTTCGGACGAAGAACTCCTGAAACTGTTGGAAGAGGTTGATCTACGGGGATTGGCTGAGAGGGAAACCGAAGGGCTCGATGCCTTCGGTGACTGGGACTCTACCTTGTCGGGCGGTGAGAAACAAAGGCTCGCTATGACCCGTTTGTTCTATCACGCCCCGCAGTACGCGCTTTTGGACGAATGCACCAGCGCGGTGAGCCTCGAGGCCGAGGGTGTGATATACGAGACGGCGAAAAAGAAAGGGATCACCCTGTTGACGATTACCCATCGCGTGGCTTCCCTCGCCAAGTATCACAAATTATTGTTACGTTTTAACGGGGAAGGTGGCTGGACCTTTGGCCCATTGGACGTGGAAAACGGAACGCTTCTAACGAATCATACTAGCGAACAAACTGAGCAACACGAAGTGAAAGGAGGCCACTATCAGATGTTACAC GAACTTCGTGACATTCATTCGGAAGATTCGAAAGTTGGAATCAGTTGA
- the LOC117607873 gene encoding osmotic avoidance abnormal protein 3 isoform X1: MGRRGKKGSWKSETNFFYFQMSESVKVAVRCRPMNARELQQGCRNVITIDSPSKCCTLEGPTGGTGSGKVYQFDAAIGPEASTETVYENVGSVIVEAVLDGYNGTVFAYGQTGCGKSHTMRGFIERTLDHIFEATSTASSEMRYLALLSYLEIYNERLRDLLQDGIGDLLTLKEDPSRGTYVAGGLREVTVKDAAECARLVEQGDRRRAAAATKMNAASSRSHAVLTLSLETLAINDDSKTENTVKRGRLHLVDLAGSERQARTGATGDRLKEAASINLSLSALGNVISALAAGQGRHVPYRDSKLTRLLRDSLGGNARTLMIACVSPSDADAEETLSTLRYAARARCIKNKPVINEDPKDALLRQYQLELQRLKKMLESNDQTIVKEIISSVKDETDDEETRMQREEVEYAEEVERLKKECEDSNLSAQKLREELEALKIHYEAGAIKTISPKPVPPTSMDEQDLEREERRRKKREAAMQEVLKRLEKLTIGGEEQGNTELRRRREKRRKKLEALASALESSAQEGNGSVFQVYGQLRSTEDALKRMAKRVKQLEAEAADLQASWDAERRDLLRRELLTSQICDSMVPQLRPGCPLRDVAAVRAAATWCDELGRWRLPDVSLHIPLPPPSLVPKDNTPYTIVPSKPDLNNNSKNNEDEIGNEADNEESSEQEDTKKLDIVDTYFRRSRIDKLLAHVRQAKTFEPSNRISKSGGSEDCIPIGAGHLQLNALNLQTSTPVIGEMDNYKPSQNLPTGRTSRPGWMAEENSLNKGSFLNQTVKKHPPRILEALPSYPQSALKFDNKSISDRISDKISSRFNEVADNRSMVGQTGSPMY, from the exons atgggAAGGAGAGGGAAAAAAGGAAGCTGGAAATCTGAAacgaatttcttttatttccagaTGTCCGAGTCCGTGAAAGTGGCCGTGAGATGTCGGCCGATGAACGCGCGAGAACTGCAACAGGGATGCAGG AACGTAATAACGATCGACTCACCGTCGAAATGCTGCACCCTGGAGGGTCCAACCGGTGGTACAGGAAGCGGCAAGGTGTACCAGTTCGACGCAGCCATCGGACCGGAAGCCAGCACGGAGACCGTGTACGAGAACGTGGGCTCCGTGATCGTGGAGGCTGTTCTCGACGGTTACAACGGGACGGTGTTCGCGTACGGTCAGACGGGCTGCGGGAAGTCTCACACGATGCGAGGGTTCATAGAACGCACCTTGGACCACATCTTCGAGGCGACGTCGACGGCCAGCTCGGAGATGAGGTACCTGGCGCTGCTGAGTTATCTGGAGATCTACAACGAGCGACTGAGAGACCTGCTCCAAGACGGCATCGGCGACCTTCTGACACTGAAGGAGGATCCTAGCCGAGGGACTTACGTGGCTGGTGGTTTGAGAGAGGTTACCGTTAAGGATGCCGCTGAATGCGCCCGTCTGGTGGAACAGGGCGACAGAAGAAGAGCTGCCGCGGCTACGAAAATGAACGCTGCCAGTTCGAGAAGTCATGCTGTACTTACATTGTCCTTGGAGACGTTGGCTATTAACGACGACAGCAAGACGGAGAACACGGTGAAGAGGGGTAGATTGCACCTGGTGGATCTGGCCGGGTCCGAGAGGCAAGCGAGGACCGGGGCCACTGGTGATCGTCTGAAAGAAGCAGCCAGTATTAATTTGAGTCTTTCGGCGCTGGGGAATGTAATTAGCGCTTTGGCGGCTGGCCAAGGAAGACACGTGCCCTATAG aGACAGCAAGCTGACAAGACTCCTAAGGGACAGTCTGGGCGGCAACGCGAGAACCCTGATGATTGCCTGCGTAAGTCCcagcgacgccgacgccgaAGAGACGCTGAGCACCCTGCGATACGCGGCCAGAGCGCGATGCATAAAAAACAAGCCTGTGATCAACGAGGACCCGAAGGACGCTCTGCTAAGACAGTATCAATTAGAATTGCAACGATTAAAGAAGATGCTCGAATCGAACGATCAAACGATCGTCAAAGAGATAATCTCCTCCGTGAAGGATGAAACCGACGACGAGGAGACCAGGATGCAGAGGGAAGAGGTCGAATACGCGGAAGAGGTCGAGAGGCTGAAGAAAGAATGCGAAGATTCTAATCTATCCGCTCAGAAGCTCCGAGAGGAACTGGAGGCGCTTAAGATCCATTACGAAGCTGGTGCAATTAAGACTATCAGCCCCAAGCCTGTTCCTCCGACTTCGATGGACGAGCAGGACCTGGAACGAGAGGAGCGACGAAGAAAGAAACGGGAAGCAGCGATGCAAGAGGTGCTGAAGAGGTTGGAGAAGCTGACCATCGGCGGAGAGGAACAAGGGAACACGGAactgagaagaagaagagagaagaggaggaagaaactTGAAGCTCTTGCTTCGGCTTTGGAGTCCAGCGCCCAGGAGGGCAATGGAAGTGTCTTCCAAGTCTATGGGCAACTTAG GTCAACGGAGGACGCTTTGAAGCGGATGGCGAAGCGTGTGAAGCAACTGGAAGCGGAAGCCGCCGATCTCCAAGCTTCCTGGGACGCTGAACGACGCGATCTTTTGCGAAGAGAATTACTCACCTCGCAAATATGCGACTCGATGGTTCCTCAACTTCGACCGGGTTGTCCATTGCGCGACGTCGCTGCTGTTAGAGCAGCTGCCACTTGGTGCGACGAATTGGGACGTTGGAGGTTACCGGATGTCTCCCTGCACATACCGCTTCCGCCACCTTCCTTGGTACCAAAGGATAATACGCCTTACACCATTGTGCCTTCCAAGCCTGATCTTAATAACAATAGTAAGAATAACGAGGATGAGATTGGGAATGAGGCTGATAACGAGGAAAGCAGCGAGCAGGAGGATACCAAGAAATTGGATATTGTGGACACGTACTTCCGGCGGAGTAGAATTGACAAGTTATTGGCTCATGTTAGGCAAGCAAAGACTTTCG AGCCAAGTAATCGCATCAGTAAGTCAGGTGGTTCTGAAGATTGCATACCAATCGGTGCTGGTCATCTCCAATTGAACGCTTTAAATCTGCAAACAAGCACACCGGTAATTGGCGAAATGGATAATTACAAACCTAGCCAAAATCTACCAACCGGTAGAACTAGTCGTCCTGGTTGGATGGCAGAAGAAAACTCGCTCAACAAAGGTTCCTTTCTCAACCAAACGGTGAAGAAACATCCACCTCGTATTTTGGAGGCGTTGCCTTCGTATCCTCAAAGTGCCCtgaaatttgataataaatCAATATCAGACAGGATTTCTGATAAGATATCGTCGAGGTTTAACGAAGTGGCTGATAATCGTTCGATGGTTGGACAAACTGGTTCCCCTATGTATTGA
- the LOC117607873 gene encoding osmotic avoidance abnormal protein 3 isoform X2 — MSESVKVAVRCRPMNARELQQGCRNVITIDSPSKCCTLEGPTGGTGSGKVYQFDAAIGPEASTETVYENVGSVIVEAVLDGYNGTVFAYGQTGCGKSHTMRGFIERTLDHIFEATSTASSEMRYLALLSYLEIYNERLRDLLQDGIGDLLTLKEDPSRGTYVAGGLREVTVKDAAECARLVEQGDRRRAAAATKMNAASSRSHAVLTLSLETLAINDDSKTENTVKRGRLHLVDLAGSERQARTGATGDRLKEAASINLSLSALGNVISALAAGQGRHVPYRDSKLTRLLRDSLGGNARTLMIACVSPSDADAEETLSTLRYAARARCIKNKPVINEDPKDALLRQYQLELQRLKKMLESNDQTIVKEIISSVKDETDDEETRMQREEVEYAEEVERLKKECEDSNLSAQKLREELEALKIHYEAGAIKTISPKPVPPTSMDEQDLEREERRRKKREAAMQEVLKRLEKLTIGGEEQGNTELRRRREKRRKKLEALASALESSAQEGNGSVFQVYGQLRSTEDALKRMAKRVKQLEAEAADLQASWDAERRDLLRRELLTSQICDSMVPQLRPGCPLRDVAAVRAAATWCDELGRWRLPDVSLHIPLPPPSLVPKDNTPYTIVPSKPDLNNNSKNNEDEIGNEADNEESSEQEDTKKLDIVDTYFRRSRIDKLLAHVRQAKTFEPSNRISKSGGSEDCIPIGAGHLQLNALNLQTSTPVIGEMDNYKPSQNLPTGRTSRPGWMAEENSLNKGSFLNQTVKKHPPRILEALPSYPQSALKFDNKSISDRISDKISSRFNEVADNRSMVGQTGSPMY, encoded by the exons aTGTCCGAGTCCGTGAAAGTGGCCGTGAGATGTCGGCCGATGAACGCGCGAGAACTGCAACAGGGATGCAGG AACGTAATAACGATCGACTCACCGTCGAAATGCTGCACCCTGGAGGGTCCAACCGGTGGTACAGGAAGCGGCAAGGTGTACCAGTTCGACGCAGCCATCGGACCGGAAGCCAGCACGGAGACCGTGTACGAGAACGTGGGCTCCGTGATCGTGGAGGCTGTTCTCGACGGTTACAACGGGACGGTGTTCGCGTACGGTCAGACGGGCTGCGGGAAGTCTCACACGATGCGAGGGTTCATAGAACGCACCTTGGACCACATCTTCGAGGCGACGTCGACGGCCAGCTCGGAGATGAGGTACCTGGCGCTGCTGAGTTATCTGGAGATCTACAACGAGCGACTGAGAGACCTGCTCCAAGACGGCATCGGCGACCTTCTGACACTGAAGGAGGATCCTAGCCGAGGGACTTACGTGGCTGGTGGTTTGAGAGAGGTTACCGTTAAGGATGCCGCTGAATGCGCCCGTCTGGTGGAACAGGGCGACAGAAGAAGAGCTGCCGCGGCTACGAAAATGAACGCTGCCAGTTCGAGAAGTCATGCTGTACTTACATTGTCCTTGGAGACGTTGGCTATTAACGACGACAGCAAGACGGAGAACACGGTGAAGAGGGGTAGATTGCACCTGGTGGATCTGGCCGGGTCCGAGAGGCAAGCGAGGACCGGGGCCACTGGTGATCGTCTGAAAGAAGCAGCCAGTATTAATTTGAGTCTTTCGGCGCTGGGGAATGTAATTAGCGCTTTGGCGGCTGGCCAAGGAAGACACGTGCCCTATAG aGACAGCAAGCTGACAAGACTCCTAAGGGACAGTCTGGGCGGCAACGCGAGAACCCTGATGATTGCCTGCGTAAGTCCcagcgacgccgacgccgaAGAGACGCTGAGCACCCTGCGATACGCGGCCAGAGCGCGATGCATAAAAAACAAGCCTGTGATCAACGAGGACCCGAAGGACGCTCTGCTAAGACAGTATCAATTAGAATTGCAACGATTAAAGAAGATGCTCGAATCGAACGATCAAACGATCGTCAAAGAGATAATCTCCTCCGTGAAGGATGAAACCGACGACGAGGAGACCAGGATGCAGAGGGAAGAGGTCGAATACGCGGAAGAGGTCGAGAGGCTGAAGAAAGAATGCGAAGATTCTAATCTATCCGCTCAGAAGCTCCGAGAGGAACTGGAGGCGCTTAAGATCCATTACGAAGCTGGTGCAATTAAGACTATCAGCCCCAAGCCTGTTCCTCCGACTTCGATGGACGAGCAGGACCTGGAACGAGAGGAGCGACGAAGAAAGAAACGGGAAGCAGCGATGCAAGAGGTGCTGAAGAGGTTGGAGAAGCTGACCATCGGCGGAGAGGAACAAGGGAACACGGAactgagaagaagaagagagaagaggaggaagaaactTGAAGCTCTTGCTTCGGCTTTGGAGTCCAGCGCCCAGGAGGGCAATGGAAGTGTCTTCCAAGTCTATGGGCAACTTAG GTCAACGGAGGACGCTTTGAAGCGGATGGCGAAGCGTGTGAAGCAACTGGAAGCGGAAGCCGCCGATCTCCAAGCTTCCTGGGACGCTGAACGACGCGATCTTTTGCGAAGAGAATTACTCACCTCGCAAATATGCGACTCGATGGTTCCTCAACTTCGACCGGGTTGTCCATTGCGCGACGTCGCTGCTGTTAGAGCAGCTGCCACTTGGTGCGACGAATTGGGACGTTGGAGGTTACCGGATGTCTCCCTGCACATACCGCTTCCGCCACCTTCCTTGGTACCAAAGGATAATACGCCTTACACCATTGTGCCTTCCAAGCCTGATCTTAATAACAATAGTAAGAATAACGAGGATGAGATTGGGAATGAGGCTGATAACGAGGAAAGCAGCGAGCAGGAGGATACCAAGAAATTGGATATTGTGGACACGTACTTCCGGCGGAGTAGAATTGACAAGTTATTGGCTCATGTTAGGCAAGCAAAGACTTTCG AGCCAAGTAATCGCATCAGTAAGTCAGGTGGTTCTGAAGATTGCATACCAATCGGTGCTGGTCATCTCCAATTGAACGCTTTAAATCTGCAAACAAGCACACCGGTAATTGGCGAAATGGATAATTACAAACCTAGCCAAAATCTACCAACCGGTAGAACTAGTCGTCCTGGTTGGATGGCAGAAGAAAACTCGCTCAACAAAGGTTCCTTTCTCAACCAAACGGTGAAGAAACATCCACCTCGTATTTTGGAGGCGTTGCCTTCGTATCCTCAAAGTGCCCtgaaatttgataataaatCAATATCAGACAGGATTTCTGATAAGATATCGTCGAGGTTTAACGAAGTGGCTGATAATCGTTCGATGGTTGGACAAACTGGTTCCCCTATGTATTGA